A part of Ziziphus jujuba cultivar Dongzao chromosome 8, ASM3175591v1 genomic DNA contains:
- the LOC107413827 gene encoding uncharacterized protein LOC107413827 isoform X3, with the protein MKIEIEDMQTEARVGVVVVEGGQRVLDAGHGTVAAESGVRSLAQQQQRSLRRQSQIGNMSQLLAGGVAGALSKTCTAPLARLTILFQVQGMHSDIATLRKASIWHEASRIVGEEGFRAFWKGNLVTIAHRLPYSSVNFYAYEHYKKMLKMIPGLEGHRENTGTDLIVHFMGGGLAGITAASTTYPLDLVRTRLAAQGVGPSIAISFSVYEMLRSFWKSHRPNDSTIVVSLACGSLSGIASSTATFPLDLVRRRKQLEGAGGRALVYTTGLYGTFRHIIQTEGFRGLYRGILPEYYKVVPGVGICFMTYETLKMLLADTTAGLT; encoded by the exons ATGAAG ATAGAGATAGAGGATATGCAAACGGAAGCAAGAGTAGGTGTGGTGGTGGTAGAAGGAGGTCAGAGAGTTCTGGATGCGGGCCATGGAACCGTGGCCGCTGAAAGCGGTGTCCGGAGTCTGGCACAGCAACAGCAGAGGTCGCTGCGTCGGCAATCGCAGATCGGAAATATGTCGCAGCTTCTCGCTGGAGGAGTAGCCGGCGCTCTCAGCAAGACTTGTACCGCACCGCTTGCTCGGCTTACTATTCTCTTTCAG GTGCAAGGTATGCACTCTGATATTGCAACATTGAGAAAGGCTAGCATATGGCATGAGGCTTCACGAATTGTTGGTGAAGAAGGATTCAGAGCTTTCTGGAAAGGAAATTTGGTCACAATAGCTCACCGACTACCTTATTCGTCTGTCAATTTCTATGCATATGAGCACTACAAAAAG ATGCTAAAGATGATTCCAGGACTTGAAGGTCATAGGGAAAATACAGGCACAGACCTCATTGTACATTTCATGGGTGGTGGTTTGGCGGGAATAACAGCTGCATCAACTACATATCCTTTGGATCTTGTGAGGACACGTCTTGCAGCTCAG GGTGTTGGACCCAGTATAGCTATCAGCTTTTCTGTGTATGAGATGTTAAGATCTTTTTGGAAATCACATAG GCCCAATGATTCTACTATTGTGGTTAGTCTGGCTTGTGGCAGTCTTTCAGGAATTGCATCCTCAACAG CAACATTTCCATTGGATCTTGTGAGGAGAAGGAAACAATTGGAAGGAGCAGGTGGTCGAGCCCTTGTCTACACAACTGGCCTTTATGGTACGTTTAGGCACATAATTCAGACAGAAGGTTTCCGGGGCTTGTACAGAGGGATTTTGCCAGAATATTACAAGGTGGTGCCAGGTGTTGGAATTTGCTTTATGACTTATGAAACGCTAAAGATGCTTTTAGCAGATACCACTGCTGGTTTAACATAG
- the LOC107413827 gene encoding uncharacterized protein LOC107413827 isoform X1, whose amino-acid sequence MKIEIEDMQTEARVGVVVVEGGQRVLDAGHGTVAAESGVRSLAQQQQRSLRRQSQIGNMSQLLAGGVAGALSKTCTAPLARLTILFQVQGMHSDIATLRKASIWHEASRIVGEEGFRAFWKGNLVTIAHRLPYSSVNFYAYEHYKKMLKMIPGLEGHRENTGTDLIVHFMGGGLAGITAASTTYPLDLVRTRLAAQTNVIYYRGIWHALQTICQEEGILALYKGLGATLLGVGPSIAISFSVYEMLRSFWKSHRPNDSTIVVSLACGSLSGIASSTATFPLDLVRRRKQLEGAGGRALVYTTGLYGTFRHIIQTEGFRGLYRGILPEYYKVVPGVGICFMTYETLKMLLADTTAGLT is encoded by the exons ATGAAG ATAGAGATAGAGGATATGCAAACGGAAGCAAGAGTAGGTGTGGTGGTGGTAGAAGGAGGTCAGAGAGTTCTGGATGCGGGCCATGGAACCGTGGCCGCTGAAAGCGGTGTCCGGAGTCTGGCACAGCAACAGCAGAGGTCGCTGCGTCGGCAATCGCAGATCGGAAATATGTCGCAGCTTCTCGCTGGAGGAGTAGCCGGCGCTCTCAGCAAGACTTGTACCGCACCGCTTGCTCGGCTTACTATTCTCTTTCAG GTGCAAGGTATGCACTCTGATATTGCAACATTGAGAAAGGCTAGCATATGGCATGAGGCTTCACGAATTGTTGGTGAAGAAGGATTCAGAGCTTTCTGGAAAGGAAATTTGGTCACAATAGCTCACCGACTACCTTATTCGTCTGTCAATTTCTATGCATATGAGCACTACAAAAAG ATGCTAAAGATGATTCCAGGACTTGAAGGTCATAGGGAAAATACAGGCACAGACCTCATTGTACATTTCATGGGTGGTGGTTTGGCGGGAATAACAGCTGCATCAACTACATATCCTTTGGATCTTGTGAGGACACGTCTTGCAGCTCAG ACAAATGTGATTTATTACAGAGGTATTTGGCATGCTTTGCAAACTATTTGCCAAGAGGAGGGTATCTTGGCACTCTATAAGGGACTTGGAGCAACATTATTG GGTGTTGGACCCAGTATAGCTATCAGCTTTTCTGTGTATGAGATGTTAAGATCTTTTTGGAAATCACATAG GCCCAATGATTCTACTATTGTGGTTAGTCTGGCTTGTGGCAGTCTTTCAGGAATTGCATCCTCAACAG CAACATTTCCATTGGATCTTGTGAGGAGAAGGAAACAATTGGAAGGAGCAGGTGGTCGAGCCCTTGTCTACACAACTGGCCTTTATGGTACGTTTAGGCACATAATTCAGACAGAAGGTTTCCGGGGCTTGTACAGAGGGATTTTGCCAGAATATTACAAGGTGGTGCCAGGTGTTGGAATTTGCTTTATGACTTATGAAACGCTAAAGATGCTTTTAGCAGATACCACTGCTGGTTTAACATAG
- the LOC107413827 gene encoding uncharacterized protein LOC107413827 isoform X2, whose translation MQTEARVGVVVVEGGQRVLDAGHGTVAAESGVRSLAQQQQRSLRRQSQIGNMSQLLAGGVAGALSKTCTAPLARLTILFQVQGMHSDIATLRKASIWHEASRIVGEEGFRAFWKGNLVTIAHRLPYSSVNFYAYEHYKKMLKMIPGLEGHRENTGTDLIVHFMGGGLAGITAASTTYPLDLVRTRLAAQTNVIYYRGIWHALQTICQEEGILALYKGLGATLLGVGPSIAISFSVYEMLRSFWKSHRPNDSTIVVSLACGSLSGIASSTATFPLDLVRRRKQLEGAGGRALVYTTGLYGTFRHIIQTEGFRGLYRGILPEYYKVVPGVGICFMTYETLKMLLADTTAGLT comes from the exons ATGCAAACGGAAGCAAGAGTAGGTGTGGTGGTGGTAGAAGGAGGTCAGAGAGTTCTGGATGCGGGCCATGGAACCGTGGCCGCTGAAAGCGGTGTCCGGAGTCTGGCACAGCAACAGCAGAGGTCGCTGCGTCGGCAATCGCAGATCGGAAATATGTCGCAGCTTCTCGCTGGAGGAGTAGCCGGCGCTCTCAGCAAGACTTGTACCGCACCGCTTGCTCGGCTTACTATTCTCTTTCAG GTGCAAGGTATGCACTCTGATATTGCAACATTGAGAAAGGCTAGCATATGGCATGAGGCTTCACGAATTGTTGGTGAAGAAGGATTCAGAGCTTTCTGGAAAGGAAATTTGGTCACAATAGCTCACCGACTACCTTATTCGTCTGTCAATTTCTATGCATATGAGCACTACAAAAAG ATGCTAAAGATGATTCCAGGACTTGAAGGTCATAGGGAAAATACAGGCACAGACCTCATTGTACATTTCATGGGTGGTGGTTTGGCGGGAATAACAGCTGCATCAACTACATATCCTTTGGATCTTGTGAGGACACGTCTTGCAGCTCAG ACAAATGTGATTTATTACAGAGGTATTTGGCATGCTTTGCAAACTATTTGCCAAGAGGAGGGTATCTTGGCACTCTATAAGGGACTTGGAGCAACATTATTG GGTGTTGGACCCAGTATAGCTATCAGCTTTTCTGTGTATGAGATGTTAAGATCTTTTTGGAAATCACATAG GCCCAATGATTCTACTATTGTGGTTAGTCTGGCTTGTGGCAGTCTTTCAGGAATTGCATCCTCAACAG CAACATTTCCATTGGATCTTGTGAGGAGAAGGAAACAATTGGAAGGAGCAGGTGGTCGAGCCCTTGTCTACACAACTGGCCTTTATGGTACGTTTAGGCACATAATTCAGACAGAAGGTTTCCGGGGCTTGTACAGAGGGATTTTGCCAGAATATTACAAGGTGGTGCCAGGTGTTGGAATTTGCTTTATGACTTATGAAACGCTAAAGATGCTTTTAGCAGATACCACTGCTGGTTTAACATAG
- the LOC107413827 gene encoding mitochondrial adenine nucleotide transporter ADNT1 isoform X4 yields MKIEIEDMQTEARVGVVVVEGGQRVLDAGHGTVAAESGVRSLAQQQQRSLRRQSQIGNMSQLLAGGVAGALSKTCTAPLARLTILFQVQGMHSDIATLRKASIWHEASRIVGEEGFRAFWKGNLVTIAHRLPYSSVNFYAYEHYKKMLKMIPGLEGHRENTGTDLIVHFMGGGLAGITAASTTYPLDLVRTRLAAQTNVIYYRGIWHALQTICQEEGILALYKGLGATLLGVGPSIAISFSVYEMLRSFWKSHRPNDSTIVVSLACGSLSGIASSTDKEGVVQALHQVS; encoded by the exons ATGAAG ATAGAGATAGAGGATATGCAAACGGAAGCAAGAGTAGGTGTGGTGGTGGTAGAAGGAGGTCAGAGAGTTCTGGATGCGGGCCATGGAACCGTGGCCGCTGAAAGCGGTGTCCGGAGTCTGGCACAGCAACAGCAGAGGTCGCTGCGTCGGCAATCGCAGATCGGAAATATGTCGCAGCTTCTCGCTGGAGGAGTAGCCGGCGCTCTCAGCAAGACTTGTACCGCACCGCTTGCTCGGCTTACTATTCTCTTTCAG GTGCAAGGTATGCACTCTGATATTGCAACATTGAGAAAGGCTAGCATATGGCATGAGGCTTCACGAATTGTTGGTGAAGAAGGATTCAGAGCTTTCTGGAAAGGAAATTTGGTCACAATAGCTCACCGACTACCTTATTCGTCTGTCAATTTCTATGCATATGAGCACTACAAAAAG ATGCTAAAGATGATTCCAGGACTTGAAGGTCATAGGGAAAATACAGGCACAGACCTCATTGTACATTTCATGGGTGGTGGTTTGGCGGGAATAACAGCTGCATCAACTACATATCCTTTGGATCTTGTGAGGACACGTCTTGCAGCTCAG ACAAATGTGATTTATTACAGAGGTATTTGGCATGCTTTGCAAACTATTTGCCAAGAGGAGGGTATCTTGGCACTCTATAAGGGACTTGGAGCAACATTATTG GGTGTTGGACCCAGTATAGCTATCAGCTTTTCTGTGTATGAGATGTTAAGATCTTTTTGGAAATCACATAG GCCCAATGATTCTACTATTGTGGTTAGTCTGGCTTGTGGCAGTCTTTCAGGAATTGCATCCTCAACAG ACAAAGAGGGTGTGGTGCAGGCTCTGCACCAAGTTAGTTAA